The sequence TAAACACAATGTCTATTTATCTGAAATTCTAACAGTAGCTGAGAAAATAGAAAAAAAAGACAGAATGGACTACGATGACTTTCATCAACTACATAAAGTAATTGGTATCCCTTTTGGATTTTACGTTCCGCAGAATGAAATAGTTGAAGGATTGGTAACAAATGAGAAATTCTTAAGTACAATCATTGAAATTTCTAAAAATGACTATAGTTTTGCCAAATTAAAATAAATTAAAGGTCTAATTAAATATGTCCACGAACTGCAAAACCTTTTCTTCGCACTTAAAGGAAAAGAGCTAACTTTGAAATAATTGATTGTTATGAATTATGCAAGTATTTTTGAAACTATTACAGTATTTTTAGGCGCTGTTCTTCTTTTAGTAATTCCAATATTATTTTTACATAGAAAACACAAAAATTGTGGTGGATGGTCATTTCCTTCAGGTGTTGGAGGTAGTGAGTACACACAATACAAGTGTAAAAAATGTAAGGAAGTTTATTGGAGAAAAAATAAATTATCTTTGAAATAAAACAATATGACTAAGTTAAAGCATATTTCTGGAGTTACAGGAACTTATCTGAGAGAAATTCCCAGCCGTCAGTTTTTTCCGTGGGTAACGTGGGTTATTAAAACAGATGATGGACGTGAATATTTTGCTCCAAAAACTGAATTCTCCATTATACAATAAAGCCCCAATTAAGGGGCCGTTTTTATTTTTGTTTTGTTGCTTCTTTAATAATCTCCATTTTATCATCAGGTATATCTCCTGAAAAACTTCCTATCCCCTTTTCAAAATCAAGGGTTACTGTAATTTCTAATCCTTCCAGCTTGTCTTTAACCTTACTTAGATCTTCTTTTATTGATTTCTGAAAGGCGGTCTCATATCCGTCATATACCACTTTACTAGCTTGCGTATTAGTTGCAGGTTTATTTAGTGTTTTAAAAATTAAGTTCATAATTTATGGTAACATTTGAGTTACTTTCTCTAAAATACTAAAAATTATTGTTAAACTCTCATTAACGTAAATCTCAAACAATTAATGTTAAAAAAATTTATATTCATAAACACCACAAAGACGACTAAGTAATTTTGGATAAATAAATTTATACCCATAAAGACCATGACTTGGATAGGGTAATTTTGACAATAATTAATTTTAAAGAAATGAAAAAAGAAACCAAAACAAATTTAGATCTGTTTATCAGAAAGAACAACTTAACTAAAAAAAACAATCGAGTAATTAATCCTGAAAGCTTAATGAAAAAATTTCAATTAGCAACCAAGTTTACTATTAACAACTTACTATCTGGTGGCCTTACAAAAGAACAGATAAACGATCTAAATAAAGCCTATAAAGATATTTTGAATAATTATCTTTAAATCAAGCTAAGAATTTTCAAAACTCACTCCTGAATCTAATTTCAGGAGTGGTTTCAACAAATATAACAAAAAGCCTATTTAAAATAAGTATTGTTTATCATACATACTGTTCCAGAAGCTTCTTATTGTTATTGATAAAGTACGGCTTTGACTTCGATTTCTTTATTTTATTACTATTATCCACTAGCCAATTGACAAACACATCTGGAACCTCATCCACTTCATTAACGCTGCCTTTAGGCTCCTTCCCCTGCCAAATAAGATCATTATCTCTTTCCATCTCTTCCCACGTCTTTAGAATTGCAATCGTAGTGCATCGGCATTGCGGATGCCAACCGACAAATACAAAATCTTTAGGATAATTTCCCGCCATTGCCTCGCAAAATGGGCAATGATTTGGATTATTTGAAAGCTTAATCTGAATACCTACTACGAAATCAAACTGTTGATACTTCTCATGATTGGCCTGATGATAAGCCATATTATTAATGGTCCTTGTTAGCCTCTGAGCGTTTTTCGCTGACGATCGGTAAACGCCTTGCCCCGGATTAAAGGCTTTAGCAGCTTTCGAAAGCACAAGGTTCCCATGCTTATCACGTACTCTACGGAAAAGCCTGTCAGGATCATTCAGGTTTGACCTCAGCTCTCTGGCAAGTTTAGCAGCTGACTTTCCCTCGCCAATTCCGATATCCAAACCTAATTCTATTTCATTCCGGAACTGATCTGAAAGCTTCCACACACGATCAGATAAACCTACACCATTTTCTTTAAGCTTTTTAAATGCATTTAAAGCCTCTTTATTCGGATTTAGGTATTCTTGAACCTGCTCTTTTGAAAGATTCAGTTTTTGGGCTATTTTCGATACTAATTTAGCTTGCTTATCCTCAGCAGTAGACCAACTATTGTCAATCTGTGTGTAAAGCTCAGCAATAACGTTCTTTGTGAATTGTTCAAAAAGCTTGTTTGCTGATTTATTTAGGTCCGGATAGTCAGAGAATGAAAATAGTTTAGAAGTGTCAATACGACCTAATGTGATAAGCTTCACAACCTCCTCAATAAGCTTTCGATAAAGATTGTTAATTCTCCTTACGTTGTACTCACCCCGCTGAAAGTGTTTAGCGTCAAAATTATCGTCGTGCAGATCTGCCATGATATTGATTTAAAGAACTTCTAGTTCAAAGTTACAATAATCTAATTAAATACAATAGATTCCTCTAACTTATTTAGAATTGAAATAAATTGTAATAATATTATTACTTAAGTATTGTATATGTGTAATATTATTATTACATTTGTATAACAAAAACAAACAGTTATGACTTTCATTCACGACATTTACAATTACACTTTCGGTAACTCTTCTAATTTGTTGGGTAAGTCTTTTTACCATCGTCAAGGTAATAAGCTGGTAAGATTTGCTGATCATAACGCAAAACACTATAACATTGAAGAAAATAATGAAGGTATTGAAGAATTGCTTTTAGTTTATGTTAATGCGAATCTTTCTGAAAAAGAAATGCAAAACAATGTAGCTGAGTTAGAAGATGAATTAAATATTTCTGTAGATTATATTTATTTTGATGATGAAGATAAATACGCTAATGATATTAATTTCATTAAAGATAGAATAGAATTCTTTTTAAAATAATATATTATGATACATAAATTTTTAGAACTAGAAAAAGAAAAAGGTGTTATTGAAAAGCCAAATGACGCGACTTTCATTATTAAATGTCCTCAATGTAAAAAAGTTTTGGCATCAGCTCAATATTTCAGTTATTTACCTGATGTTCTGTGGTGTTGGGGAGAGGCCAACCATGACGACTGGCGAAAATATAAAAAAGAAAAGAATTTGACCAATGATGATATAGCTAAAATTATTGGCATTACCGCTGATAGTGTAAAGAATCAAACCCAGCAAAGCAAACCATTGCCAAAATGGGCTTTATCAATGCTTTTTGAGTATTGTAATAGATAGCATAAAATACCCCTGTTAATTCAGGGGTTTTATTTTACTTCATTTCTGCTACTTCCATGTAAAACCCGTCATTTATCTGAAGATTTACGTCTAACCAGGTTGCAATTTCCAGAAGCCCATTATAAAACCAATTTACCCCAGTAAGTTCTGGCATATAAGA is a genomic window of Chryseobacterium nakagawai containing:
- a CDS encoding structural protein → MADLHDDNFDAKHFQRGEYNVRRINNLYRKLIEEVVKLITLGRIDTSKLFSFSDYPDLNKSANKLFEQFTKNVIAELYTQIDNSWSTAEDKQAKLVSKIAQKLNLSKEQVQEYLNPNKEALNAFKKLKENGVGLSDRVWKLSDQFRNEIELGLDIGIGEGKSAAKLARELRSNLNDPDRLFRRVRDKHGNLVLSKAAKAFNPGQGVYRSSAKNAQRLTRTINNMAYHQANHEKYQQFDFVVGIQIKLSNNPNHCPFCEAMAGNYPKDFVFVGWHPQCRCTTIAILKTWEEMERDNDLIWQGKEPKGSVNEVDEVPDVFVNWLVDNSNKIKKSKSKPYFINNNKKLLEQYV